The Puntigrus tetrazona isolate hp1 chromosome 3, ASM1883169v1, whole genome shotgun sequence genome contains a region encoding:
- the wdr48b gene encoding WD repeat-containing protein 48 isoform X1, translating to MATHHRQNAAGRRKVQVSYVIRDEVEKFNRNGVNALQLDPALNRLFTAGRDSIIRIWSVNQHKQDPYIASMEHHTDWVNDIILCCNGKTLISASSDTTVKVWNAHKGFCMSTLRTHKDYVKALAYAKDKELVASAGLDRQIFLWDVNTLTALTASNNTVTTSSLSGNKDSIYSLAMNQTGTVIISGSTEKVLRVWDPRTCAKLMKLKGHTDNVKSLLLNRDGTQCLSGSSDGTIRLWSLGQQRCIATYRVHDEGVWALQVNEAFTHIYSGGRDRKIYCTDLRNPDLRVLICEEKAPVLKMELDKSADPPQAIWVSTTKSFVNKWSLKGMHNFRASGEYDNDCSAPLTPLCTQPEQVIKGGTSIVQCHILNDKRHILTKDSNNSVAFWDVLKACKGEDLGKVDFDEEIKKRFKMVYVPNWFSVDLKTGMLTITLDESDCFAAWVAAKDAGFTSPDGSDPKLNLGGLLLQALLEFWPRTHINPMEEEESELNHVNGEQESRIQKGNGYFQVPPHTPVIFGEAGGRTLFRLLCRDSGGETESMLLNETVPQWVIDITVDKNMPKFNKIPFYLQPHSSSGAKTLKKDRLSASDMLQVRKVMEHVYEKIINLDTESQTTSSSANDKPGEQEKEEDVAVIAEEKIELMCLDQVLDPNMDLRTVKHFIWKSGGDLTLHYRQKST from the exons ATGGCGACCCATCACAGACAGAACGCTGCTGGACGGAGAAAAGTCCAG GTTTCCTACGTGATTAGAGACGAGGTGGAGAAGTTTAATCGTAACGGTGTGAACGCTCTTCAGCTGGATCCTGCTCTCAACAGACTCTTCACAGCCGGCCGAGATTCCATCATCAGGATATGGAGTGTCAATCAACACAAA CAGGATCCTTACATTGCTTCAATGGAGCATCACACGGACTGGGTGAATGACATCATCCTCTGTTGTAATGGAAAAACAC TGATATCTGCCTCCTCGGACACCACCGTGAAAGTCTGGAATGCACACAAAGGCTTCTGCATGTCCACGCTACGGACACACAAG GACTACGTCAAAGCTTTAGCATATGCAAAGGACAAGGAGCTGGTGGCATCGGCCGGACTGGACAGACAGATCTTCCTATGGGATGTGAACACACTGACAGCTCTCACCGCCTCCAATAACACAGTCACCA CATCCTCGCTGAGTGGAAACAAGGACTCCATCTACAGTCTGGCCATGAACCAGACAGGAACTGTGATCATCTCAGGATCTACGGAGAAG GTTTTGAGGGTCTGGGATCCACGGACATGTGCTAAACTAATGAAGCTGAAAGGCCACACTGACAATGTCAAATCTTTATTGTTAAACAGAGACGGCACTCAG TGTCTATCTGGTAGCTCGGACGGAACGATACGCTTGTGGTCTCTCGGTCAGCAGCGGTGCATCGCCACATACCGGGTCCACGATGAGGGTGTGTGGGCGCTTCAGGTGAACGAGGCCTTCACGCACATCTACTCCGGCGGACGTGACCGAAAAATCTACTGCACAGATCTGCGTAACCCTGACTTACGTGTGCTCATATGTGAGGAGAAAGCTCCCGTCCTGAAG ATGGAATTGGACAAATCAGCTGATCCTCCTCAAGCTATTTGGGTGTCAACAACTAAATCGTTTGTAAACAAATGG TCTCTGAAGGGCATGCATAACTTCAGAGCGTCTGGAGAATACGACAACGACTGCAGCGCCCCTCTAACTCCACTGTGTACTCAGCCAGAGCAGGTCATCAAAG GAGGCACCAGCATTGTTCAGTGTCATATTCTCAATGACAAGAGGCACATACTGACTAAAGACTCTAATAACAGTGTGGCATTCTGGGATGTCCTCAAG GCATGTAAGGGGGAAGACCTGGGAAAAGTGGACTTTgatgaagaaattaaaaagaGGTTCAAGATGGTCTATGTACCGAACTGGTTTTCTGTAGATCTCAAAACAGGG ATGCTGACCATCACGCTGGATGAAAGTGATTGTTTTGCAGCGTGGGTGGCAGCTAAAGATGCTGGTTTTACAAGCCCAGACGGCTCTGATCCAAAGT TGAATCTGGGTGGGCTGCTCCTCCAGGCGCTGTTAGAGTTTTGGCCCAGAACTCATATAAACCCAATGGAAGAGGAGGAAAGTGAACTCAACCACG TAAACGGTGAACAGGAGAGTCGAATTCAAAAGGGCAACGGCTACTTCCAGGTTCCTCCACACACTCCTGTCATCTTTGGTGAAGCTGGAGGAAGAACATTATTTAG GTTATTGTGCCGTGACTCTGGAGGAGAGACAGAGTCCATGTTACTGAATGAAACCGTACCTCAGTGGGTAATTGATATCACCGTAGAT AAAAACATGCCAAAATTCAACAAGATCCCATTCTACCTCCAACCTCATTCATCATCTGGGGCCAAAACACTCAAAAA GGACCGTCTGTCTGCTAGCGACATGCTTCAGGTGCGGAAAGTGATGGAGCACGTCTACGAGAAGATCATCAACCTCGACACAGAGTCACAGACCACCAGCTCCTCGGCCAATGACAAGCCGGGAGAgcaggagaaagaggaagacGTGGCGGTGATAGCCGAAGAGAAGATTGAGCTTATGTGTTTAGATCAG GTTTTGGATCCAAACATGGACCTCAGGACTGTAAAGCATTTCATCTGGAAGAGCGGTGGAGACCTCACCCTCCATTACCGACAGAAATCCACGTGA
- the wdr48b gene encoding WD repeat-containing protein 48 isoform X2 encodes MATHHRQNAAGRRKVQVSYVIRDEVEKFNRNGVNALQLDPALNRLFTAGRDSIIRIWSVNQHKDPYIASMEHHTDWVNDIILCCNGKTLISASSDTTVKVWNAHKGFCMSTLRTHKDYVKALAYAKDKELVASAGLDRQIFLWDVNTLTALTASNNTVTTSSLSGNKDSIYSLAMNQTGTVIISGSTEKVLRVWDPRTCAKLMKLKGHTDNVKSLLLNRDGTQCLSGSSDGTIRLWSLGQQRCIATYRVHDEGVWALQVNEAFTHIYSGGRDRKIYCTDLRNPDLRVLICEEKAPVLKMELDKSADPPQAIWVSTTKSFVNKWSLKGMHNFRASGEYDNDCSAPLTPLCTQPEQVIKGGTSIVQCHILNDKRHILTKDSNNSVAFWDVLKACKGEDLGKVDFDEEIKKRFKMVYVPNWFSVDLKTGMLTITLDESDCFAAWVAAKDAGFTSPDGSDPKLNLGGLLLQALLEFWPRTHINPMEEEESELNHVNGEQESRIQKGNGYFQVPPHTPVIFGEAGGRTLFRLLCRDSGGETESMLLNETVPQWVIDITVDKNMPKFNKIPFYLQPHSSSGAKTLKKDRLSASDMLQVRKVMEHVYEKIINLDTESQTTSSSANDKPGEQEKEEDVAVIAEEKIELMCLDQVLDPNMDLRTVKHFIWKSGGDLTLHYRQKST; translated from the exons ATGGCGACCCATCACAGACAGAACGCTGCTGGACGGAGAAAAGTCCAG GTTTCCTACGTGATTAGAGACGAGGTGGAGAAGTTTAATCGTAACGGTGTGAACGCTCTTCAGCTGGATCCTGCTCTCAACAGACTCTTCACAGCCGGCCGAGATTCCATCATCAGGATATGGAGTGTCAATCAACACAAA GATCCTTACATTGCTTCAATGGAGCATCACACGGACTGGGTGAATGACATCATCCTCTGTTGTAATGGAAAAACAC TGATATCTGCCTCCTCGGACACCACCGTGAAAGTCTGGAATGCACACAAAGGCTTCTGCATGTCCACGCTACGGACACACAAG GACTACGTCAAAGCTTTAGCATATGCAAAGGACAAGGAGCTGGTGGCATCGGCCGGACTGGACAGACAGATCTTCCTATGGGATGTGAACACACTGACAGCTCTCACCGCCTCCAATAACACAGTCACCA CATCCTCGCTGAGTGGAAACAAGGACTCCATCTACAGTCTGGCCATGAACCAGACAGGAACTGTGATCATCTCAGGATCTACGGAGAAG GTTTTGAGGGTCTGGGATCCACGGACATGTGCTAAACTAATGAAGCTGAAAGGCCACACTGACAATGTCAAATCTTTATTGTTAAACAGAGACGGCACTCAG TGTCTATCTGGTAGCTCGGACGGAACGATACGCTTGTGGTCTCTCGGTCAGCAGCGGTGCATCGCCACATACCGGGTCCACGATGAGGGTGTGTGGGCGCTTCAGGTGAACGAGGCCTTCACGCACATCTACTCCGGCGGACGTGACCGAAAAATCTACTGCACAGATCTGCGTAACCCTGACTTACGTGTGCTCATATGTGAGGAGAAAGCTCCCGTCCTGAAG ATGGAATTGGACAAATCAGCTGATCCTCCTCAAGCTATTTGGGTGTCAACAACTAAATCGTTTGTAAACAAATGG TCTCTGAAGGGCATGCATAACTTCAGAGCGTCTGGAGAATACGACAACGACTGCAGCGCCCCTCTAACTCCACTGTGTACTCAGCCAGAGCAGGTCATCAAAG GAGGCACCAGCATTGTTCAGTGTCATATTCTCAATGACAAGAGGCACATACTGACTAAAGACTCTAATAACAGTGTGGCATTCTGGGATGTCCTCAAG GCATGTAAGGGGGAAGACCTGGGAAAAGTGGACTTTgatgaagaaattaaaaagaGGTTCAAGATGGTCTATGTACCGAACTGGTTTTCTGTAGATCTCAAAACAGGG ATGCTGACCATCACGCTGGATGAAAGTGATTGTTTTGCAGCGTGGGTGGCAGCTAAAGATGCTGGTTTTACAAGCCCAGACGGCTCTGATCCAAAGT TGAATCTGGGTGGGCTGCTCCTCCAGGCGCTGTTAGAGTTTTGGCCCAGAACTCATATAAACCCAATGGAAGAGGAGGAAAGTGAACTCAACCACG TAAACGGTGAACAGGAGAGTCGAATTCAAAAGGGCAACGGCTACTTCCAGGTTCCTCCACACACTCCTGTCATCTTTGGTGAAGCTGGAGGAAGAACATTATTTAG GTTATTGTGCCGTGACTCTGGAGGAGAGACAGAGTCCATGTTACTGAATGAAACCGTACCTCAGTGGGTAATTGATATCACCGTAGAT AAAAACATGCCAAAATTCAACAAGATCCCATTCTACCTCCAACCTCATTCATCATCTGGGGCCAAAACACTCAAAAA GGACCGTCTGTCTGCTAGCGACATGCTTCAGGTGCGGAAAGTGATGGAGCACGTCTACGAGAAGATCATCAACCTCGACACAGAGTCACAGACCACCAGCTCCTCGGCCAATGACAAGCCGGGAGAgcaggagaaagaggaagacGTGGCGGTGATAGCCGAAGAGAAGATTGAGCTTATGTGTTTAGATCAG GTTTTGGATCCAAACATGGACCTCAGGACTGTAAAGCATTTCATCTGGAAGAGCGGTGGAGACCTCACCCTCCATTACCGACAGAAATCCACGTGA
- the wdr48b gene encoding WD repeat-containing protein 48 isoform X3, producing the protein MLFWATVSYVIRDEVEKFNRNGVNALQLDPALNRLFTAGRDSIIRIWSVNQHKQDPYIASMEHHTDWVNDIILCCNGKTLISASSDTTVKVWNAHKGFCMSTLRTHKDYVKALAYAKDKELVASAGLDRQIFLWDVNTLTALTASNNTVTTSSLSGNKDSIYSLAMNQTGTVIISGSTEKVLRVWDPRTCAKLMKLKGHTDNVKSLLLNRDGTQCLSGSSDGTIRLWSLGQQRCIATYRVHDEGVWALQVNEAFTHIYSGGRDRKIYCTDLRNPDLRVLICEEKAPVLKMELDKSADPPQAIWVSTTKSFVNKWSLKGMHNFRASGEYDNDCSAPLTPLCTQPEQVIKGGTSIVQCHILNDKRHILTKDSNNSVAFWDVLKACKGEDLGKVDFDEEIKKRFKMVYVPNWFSVDLKTGMLTITLDESDCFAAWVAAKDAGFTSPDGSDPKLNLGGLLLQALLEFWPRTHINPMEEEESELNHVNGEQESRIQKGNGYFQVPPHTPVIFGEAGGRTLFRLLCRDSGGETESMLLNETVPQWVIDITVDKNMPKFNKIPFYLQPHSSSGAKTLKKDRLSASDMLQVRKVMEHVYEKIINLDTESQTTSSSANDKPGEQEKEEDVAVIAEEKIELMCLDQVLDPNMDLRTVKHFIWKSGGDLTLHYRQKST; encoded by the exons ATGCTTTTTTGGGCCACG GTTTCCTACGTGATTAGAGACGAGGTGGAGAAGTTTAATCGTAACGGTGTGAACGCTCTTCAGCTGGATCCTGCTCTCAACAGACTCTTCACAGCCGGCCGAGATTCCATCATCAGGATATGGAGTGTCAATCAACACAAA CAGGATCCTTACATTGCTTCAATGGAGCATCACACGGACTGGGTGAATGACATCATCCTCTGTTGTAATGGAAAAACAC TGATATCTGCCTCCTCGGACACCACCGTGAAAGTCTGGAATGCACACAAAGGCTTCTGCATGTCCACGCTACGGACACACAAG GACTACGTCAAAGCTTTAGCATATGCAAAGGACAAGGAGCTGGTGGCATCGGCCGGACTGGACAGACAGATCTTCCTATGGGATGTGAACACACTGACAGCTCTCACCGCCTCCAATAACACAGTCACCA CATCCTCGCTGAGTGGAAACAAGGACTCCATCTACAGTCTGGCCATGAACCAGACAGGAACTGTGATCATCTCAGGATCTACGGAGAAG GTTTTGAGGGTCTGGGATCCACGGACATGTGCTAAACTAATGAAGCTGAAAGGCCACACTGACAATGTCAAATCTTTATTGTTAAACAGAGACGGCACTCAG TGTCTATCTGGTAGCTCGGACGGAACGATACGCTTGTGGTCTCTCGGTCAGCAGCGGTGCATCGCCACATACCGGGTCCACGATGAGGGTGTGTGGGCGCTTCAGGTGAACGAGGCCTTCACGCACATCTACTCCGGCGGACGTGACCGAAAAATCTACTGCACAGATCTGCGTAACCCTGACTTACGTGTGCTCATATGTGAGGAGAAAGCTCCCGTCCTGAAG ATGGAATTGGACAAATCAGCTGATCCTCCTCAAGCTATTTGGGTGTCAACAACTAAATCGTTTGTAAACAAATGG TCTCTGAAGGGCATGCATAACTTCAGAGCGTCTGGAGAATACGACAACGACTGCAGCGCCCCTCTAACTCCACTGTGTACTCAGCCAGAGCAGGTCATCAAAG GAGGCACCAGCATTGTTCAGTGTCATATTCTCAATGACAAGAGGCACATACTGACTAAAGACTCTAATAACAGTGTGGCATTCTGGGATGTCCTCAAG GCATGTAAGGGGGAAGACCTGGGAAAAGTGGACTTTgatgaagaaattaaaaagaGGTTCAAGATGGTCTATGTACCGAACTGGTTTTCTGTAGATCTCAAAACAGGG ATGCTGACCATCACGCTGGATGAAAGTGATTGTTTTGCAGCGTGGGTGGCAGCTAAAGATGCTGGTTTTACAAGCCCAGACGGCTCTGATCCAAAGT TGAATCTGGGTGGGCTGCTCCTCCAGGCGCTGTTAGAGTTTTGGCCCAGAACTCATATAAACCCAATGGAAGAGGAGGAAAGTGAACTCAACCACG TAAACGGTGAACAGGAGAGTCGAATTCAAAAGGGCAACGGCTACTTCCAGGTTCCTCCACACACTCCTGTCATCTTTGGTGAAGCTGGAGGAAGAACATTATTTAG GTTATTGTGCCGTGACTCTGGAGGAGAGACAGAGTCCATGTTACTGAATGAAACCGTACCTCAGTGGGTAATTGATATCACCGTAGAT AAAAACATGCCAAAATTCAACAAGATCCCATTCTACCTCCAACCTCATTCATCATCTGGGGCCAAAACACTCAAAAA GGACCGTCTGTCTGCTAGCGACATGCTTCAGGTGCGGAAAGTGATGGAGCACGTCTACGAGAAGATCATCAACCTCGACACAGAGTCACAGACCACCAGCTCCTCGGCCAATGACAAGCCGGGAGAgcaggagaaagaggaagacGTGGCGGTGATAGCCGAAGAGAAGATTGAGCTTATGTGTTTAGATCAG GTTTTGGATCCAAACATGGACCTCAGGACTGTAAAGCATTTCATCTGGAAGAGCGGTGGAGACCTCACCCTCCATTACCGACAGAAATCCACGTGA